Proteins encoded together in one Streptomyces sp. TLI_171 window:
- a CDS encoding holo-ACP synthase yields MIIGVGIDVADIGRFEESLERTPGLAERLFTAAELTLPSGKRRGTASLAARFAAKEAVAKALGAPPGLRWEDAEVQVEESGRPVLHITGTVEARAAALGVTSWHVSLSHDAGVASAVVVAEG; encoded by the coding sequence GTGATCATCGGGGTCGGCATCGACGTGGCGGACATCGGGCGGTTCGAGGAGTCCCTGGAACGCACCCCCGGCCTCGCCGAACGGCTCTTCACCGCCGCCGAGTTGACCCTCCCGTCCGGCAAGCGCCGGGGCACCGCCTCGCTGGCCGCCCGGTTCGCCGCCAAGGAGGCCGTCGCCAAGGCCCTCGGCGCGCCCCCCGGGCTGCGCTGGGAGGACGCCGAGGTCCAGGTCGAGGAGTCCGGCCGCCCCGTCCTGCACATCACCGGCACCGTCGAAGCCCGCGCCGCCGCCCTCGGGGTGACGTCCTGGCACGTGTCGCTCAGTCATGACGCGGGCGTCGCCTCGGCCGTGGTCGTCGCCGAAGGCTGA